The Aspergillus flavus chromosome 6, complete sequence nucleotide sequence GGTATATGCCACGTCTGGGTAGGCGGCGCCCAAGGTCCCGATTTGGATGTTCTCCTTGAGCCATGCTTTGCTTACCAGCGTGCTATTTGGGCCGCCCTTGTCGACGTCGTAGAATTCGTCGCCCGAGATCCCGACCCAGGTGGACATACCGTACTGGTTCCAGCCGTGGATGGAGTTGATCCAGAACAGGTCAGGCCACTGCTGGCGGAGCCAGGCGCCTGTGTCGTCTTGGTCGGAGATGGTGTAGATGCGGAGGTTCTTTCGGAGGTTGGCAGCTTTCTCTGGGGAGTTGTCCTTGTGGAGCTTGACAAGAGCTTGCGCGAGGACATTGGTGCCACCCCAAGCGAGGACCCAGAGGGGGGAGTTGCTGTTTGTTGTGGCTTGAATGCGGTCGAGGAGGAGTTCAGCGCCGGCGCTGAAGGTGGCGTTGGGGGCTAGGGCCGCCATACCGTAGACCTGTCCGTGTTAGTTTGTTGGGAACTGGGAGCCTGAGGGGATATACCGGAGACCCTGCGCGGACTAGACTCCGCATGTGTTCTGCGGATGGGTACTGTGAATCCGCTGGTGCATGATGGTTCAGATTGTCGACGACCTTCTCATATGCATGGATGATGTCGAGCATAGCATCTGGGTCGGTTTCATTCTTCAGCCAGGTTGATGTCGTGGCCACGAGGCCTTCCGTCTGGAACTGGTTACTGTATGTGAGGTATCGGACGAGTGACTCGGAATCGTCAGGTTCATTGGAGATATCAGAGAGCACGAATACTCGTGGTTTACTAGGGAAGGAATTGAGAGTTATAGCCGAGACAAGAGTAAGGCATGATGtgtataataataatagacgGGATATGAGAGCCATGACTGCCAAATACCGCTCCAAATCTCCGAAAAGGTTTATCCACTTCCCTTGACCACAACCATAGAAACTTCGATCTAAACAGAGGAAACATCGTCCAATTTATACAACCACCCCAATCCCCAACCCAACCAAGGCAACTGACAAAGCTCGGCACTTAGTCCCCCCACTAATCTGAACCCTACCTAGCAAGTCTATAGAAAACAACCCCGGAAAATATCCAAAGAGCCCAAACCTTCCCTTTTCGGACAGATCCGGCAGTATTCAAGATCCGGGGAAAATGCGGAGTGCagaatgcggggaaatcTCACCTTATGCCGCTTGTCACTGATCAGCGCCTTCGTCCCACGAGGAAGGTTTACGCATGGTGGTGGCTCTAGTTGCCCTTTTTAGAGCTTTGGGAGGGCTTGGATTTTGTCATATTGCTTTTCTGCAGGATGTATCTAGGTGTTTTCTGCGTGGTTTGTATGTAGTGGTGGGCACGAGATGCCTTTTTTTGTGTGGGGTAGTACTAGTATTGACTCTAgatctttccttttcttcgagAATTCTTTTAGAATATGAAATCTTGTgacttcccttctctttaAAGTTATAATTTCCCTTCTGGTGGTAGTGTCTGGTACATCGGTGATGGAGTCGCTGTCGTCGTGAGACCTGGCCAGTCCCGTGAGGTACCACGTGGTTGATAGAAAAGTGTAACAAAATGGAAAAAACGATTGAGGAGAAAGTGAGCGACACTAGAGACTTTCCCAGAAGTTACAGGATGAGCgtggaagaagtagaagtCGCAGATGAGCGAAGCAAAAGGATAAGGTATGAGTGAGTGGAGCGACAAGAAGCGCCTCGGCGACAACTATCACGACTTGTCAGGCaccaggaagagagaaagaccaACCATGTCAATGTAGAGATAGTAGGGCGTAGATTTAGACAGGTGTGGTGCTAAGACAGTTGAA carries:
- a CDS encoding cellulose-binding protein translates to MALISRLLLLYTSCLTLVSAITLNSFPSKPRVFVLSDISNEPDDSESLVRYLTYSNQFQTEGLVATTSTWLKNETDPDAMLDIIHAYEKVVDNLNHHAPADSQYPSAEHMRSLVRAGSPVYGMAALAPNATFSAGAELLLDRIQATTNSNSPLWVLAWGGTNVLAQALVKLHKDNSPEKAANLRKNLRIYTISDQDDTGAWLRQQWPDLFWINSIHGWNQYGMSTWVGISGDEFYDVDKGGPNSTLVSKAWLKENIQIGTLGAAYPDVAYTMEGDTPTFLYLIQNGLGVSEHPEYGSWGGRYQLVTSNQHGPGFRHYSDVQDQVVGLNGNTFKSNKATIWRWRDAYQHDFAARMRWTLTDDVTKANHHPLVKVNGSSGLEPVNVYGVAGSEVVVDAGESVDPDGDELTFNWIYYPEPSTINGTPDVNVTTFGSRGESARLPVPIIDRTCEAGIEHCDLFHFILEVKDSGSPPLTTYRRILLHVAKSDAK